The proteins below come from a single Granulicella sibirica genomic window:
- a CDS encoding alpha-amylase family glycosyl hydrolase, with product MPPSQRPFMGATPYQDVAASGVTFRVWAPFAADVFVAGTFNNWSSDNDALFSEGNDYWSVDIPNAQVGNQYLFYLQNPQAPSGWQPWRMDPYARQIIRNGQGTLNGVIAANNEALADVPGYTMPNWNEMVIYEINVRTFVSDSGAAFTDPNGLKTGSFASIAAKLDYLQGLGVNAIELMPLFEFDIPLDAGYNYAYMFAIEHEFGGPDGFRELVHQAHQRGIAVIVDVVYNHLGADADTMWKFDGWSASPEFGGIYFYNDWRRETSWGDRFDYGRGEVRQYIRDNALRWLEQRYADGLRWDSVGSIRNVYDNNNDPGHDLNDGWSICQWINDLIDQRQGWKITIAEDLKDNEWITKSTGAGGTGFGAQWGISFFWELHDAMTAQDDSARDMQAVAFVIGQSYNQNAFQRVIYTESHDGVDATANPPMARVPEMIWPGKADSWFSKKRSTLGAVALFTSPGIPMLFMGQEFLAWGAWNVNYMMDWAHAWQFTGITNLYRDLIHLRRNWFNNTRGLRGQNTNIFKVDNTSKVLAYHRWDQGGAGDDVVVILNFGNQGCTNYFLGLPRPGLWKVRFNSDWSGYDAYFGNWFSYDTTATSGGTDNLPYVANIGIGPYSAIILSQDA from the coding sequence ATGCCGCCATCGCAACGCCCGTTCATGGGCGCTACACCGTATCAGGATGTTGCCGCTTCGGGAGTAACATTCAGGGTCTGGGCGCCTTTCGCCGCTGACGTCTTCGTAGCTGGAACGTTCAACAACTGGTCGTCTGACAACGATGCTCTCTTTTCGGAGGGCAACGATTATTGGTCAGTCGATATTCCGAATGCGCAGGTTGGCAACCAGTACCTGTTCTATCTGCAAAACCCTCAGGCTCCATCCGGCTGGCAGCCGTGGAGAATGGATCCCTACGCCCGCCAAATCATACGAAACGGCCAGGGAACCCTGAACGGCGTGATCGCCGCAAACAATGAGGCGCTCGCCGATGTTCCCGGCTACACAATGCCGAACTGGAACGAGATGGTGATCTATGAGATCAACGTTCGTACATTCGTCTCCGATTCCGGAGCAGCCTTTACGGACCCAAATGGCCTAAAGACAGGCTCTTTCGCATCCATTGCGGCGAAGCTCGACTACCTGCAAGGCCTCGGCGTTAATGCCATTGAGTTAATGCCGCTCTTCGAGTTCGATATCCCGCTCGACGCCGGTTACAACTACGCCTACATGTTCGCGATTGAGCATGAGTTTGGCGGCCCAGACGGCTTCCGCGAACTTGTCCATCAAGCGCATCAGCGCGGTATCGCCGTAATCGTCGACGTTGTCTACAACCATCTCGGCGCGGACGCGGACACGATGTGGAAGTTCGACGGATGGTCAGCCTCGCCAGAGTTTGGCGGGATTTACTTCTACAACGACTGGCGGCGCGAGACGAGTTGGGGCGACCGCTTCGACTACGGACGCGGCGAGGTCCGGCAGTACATTCGCGACAATGCCCTGCGCTGGCTGGAGCAGCGCTACGCAGACGGTTTGCGCTGGGATTCTGTAGGTTCAATTCGCAATGTCTACGACAACAACAATGATCCGGGCCATGATCTAAATGATGGCTGGTCGATTTGCCAATGGATAAATGATCTCATCGATCAGAGACAAGGCTGGAAGATCACCATCGCCGAAGATCTCAAGGATAACGAATGGATTACCAAATCCACAGGCGCCGGCGGAACTGGCTTCGGCGCACAATGGGGCATCAGCTTCTTCTGGGAGCTCCACGATGCGATGACAGCACAAGACGACAGTGCTCGCGACATGCAGGCTGTCGCTTTCGTGATCGGGCAAAGTTATAACCAGAATGCCTTCCAGCGAGTTATCTACACAGAGTCTCACGACGGCGTAGACGCAACCGCCAACCCGCCGATGGCGCGGGTGCCTGAAATGATCTGGCCCGGCAAGGCCGATAGCTGGTTTTCGAAGAAACGTTCGACACTTGGTGCAGTTGCTCTCTTCACCTCGCCCGGCATCCCGATGCTCTTCATGGGACAGGAATTTCTCGCATGGGGTGCGTGGAACGTGAACTACATGATGGACTGGGCGCACGCATGGCAGTTCACTGGAATCACCAACCTCTATCGTGACCTCATTCACCTTCGCCGCAATTGGTTCAACAACACGCGCGGACTCCGCGGACAAAACACGAACATTTTCAAAGTGGATAACACATCGAAGGTTCTCGCGTATCACCGCTGGGATCAAGGCGGTGCTGGAGATGATGTGGTCGTCATCTTGAACTTCGGCAACCAGGGATGCACAAACTACTTCTTGGGTCTTCCCCGACCGGGCCTCTGGAAGGTTCGCTTCAACAGCGACTGGAGCGGATACGACGCATACTTCGGCAACTGGTTCAGCTACGACACGACTGCTACCAGCGGTGGAACGGACAATCTCCCATATGTCGCCAACATCGGGATAGGACCATACTCCGCGATCATCCTGTCCCAGGACGCGTAA
- a CDS encoding siphovirus Gp157 family protein, producing the protein MTALPDKLSLLEIDTELEEIIEEVQALNVANEELPAQLMERFESFCSAYEQKADKIGHFVRMMEFRERCCRQEAARLLDRARAAEGSVKRTKSMVMYLLMKRGLPRLEGHQYTFRIQANSQDSVRITDESLVPLACQRIHLNVDGTMWETVLSFLPEELAFAFVRAIEGKVPDTTAIKAAVSRNEEVPGAEVKRGYHLRVA; encoded by the coding sequence ATGACAGCTTTACCAGACAAGCTTTCGCTTCTCGAGATCGACACTGAACTCGAGGAAATTATTGAGGAAGTTCAAGCGCTCAATGTGGCCAACGAGGAACTTCCGGCACAACTGATGGAACGCTTTGAGTCGTTCTGCAGCGCTTATGAACAAAAGGCTGACAAAATAGGCCACTTCGTTCGCATGATGGAGTTCAGAGAGCGGTGCTGTCGACAGGAAGCCGCCCGGCTTTTGGACCGTGCACGCGCTGCCGAGGGCAGCGTGAAACGGACCAAATCTATGGTGATGTACCTGCTTATGAAACGCGGCCTGCCCAGGCTGGAGGGGCATCAGTACACATTCCGGATACAGGCTAACTCTCAGGACTCTGTAAGAATTACCGACGAGTCCTTGGTCCCTCTCGCCTGCCAGCGCATTCATCTCAACGTCGACGGCACGATGTGGGAAACGGTTCTTTCATTCCTGCCAGAGGAATTGGCGTTCGCGTTCGTGAGGGCGATCGAAGGAAAGGTCCCCGACACCACCGCAATCAAAGCGGCCGTTTCGAGGAACGAAGAGGTTCCAGGAGCAGAGGTCAAGCGTGGATACCATTTACGGGTCGCCTGA
- a CDS encoding DUF885 domain-containing protein: MDICRTAKVALLAITITPTSGHSQTTTAKLNQLADRFVDQQLRYDPTLTYTSGLPTHDHSRFADRSPKALSVHDQEEREDLKALLTLPIARLAQPDRATYSNLRERLESDLQLRVCRTELWNVNHFDGWQSEFAEVAERQPAGSAEERKQALQRWGSIPQYLDVEIANLRLGLTQGYSAPQSVVRRVIQQMDALAVADPEQSVFYSPAKRSGDAAFQNAFHQLILNQINPALKSYRDFLQTEYLPKARAGVAISDLPNGAACYQAFLRSSTTLERTPKEIFDLGQKTVRENVAEIEKIGEAKYQSTDLPTIVAKIKSSSVEHFQSKDDLLGFSQQFLQRAKDVTASQLITRMPQQDVVIRPLSAFEEDAGVGSRFQGQPDPRQAAVFLIRLGDWHTETRSDAEINTVHEAVPGHYLQKALARELQPPTRLSKLIDNDAYTEGWARYAEAMGEEAKIYDTEDADVMRRLWPARGMVVDPGLHAFHWTRQQAVDYIVSSGHFSADAANDYVDRMAVMPGQLTSYDSGGLEIKALRAESQERLGALFDLRHFNQAVLEEGVVPLGELRAHLKAWMADELLHK; this comes from the coding sequence ATGGACATCTGTCGGACCGCCAAAGTTGCCCTGCTCGCAATCACCATCACTCCCACGAGCGGGCACTCACAGACAACGACCGCGAAGCTAAATCAACTCGCTGATCGCTTTGTGGATCAGCAACTTCGATACGATCCGACTCTCACTTATACGAGCGGTCTGCCAACCCACGATCACAGCCGCTTTGCCGACCGAAGCCCCAAGGCGCTCTCAGTGCACGACCAGGAAGAGCGCGAGGATCTCAAAGCGCTTCTCACCTTGCCAATCGCTAGGTTGGCTCAACCAGACCGTGCGACCTATTCAAATCTGCGTGAGCGCCTGGAGTCCGACCTCCAGCTCCGAGTATGCCGGACCGAACTTTGGAATGTGAACCACTTTGACGGCTGGCAGTCCGAGTTTGCTGAGGTAGCCGAAAGGCAGCCAGCAGGCTCTGCCGAAGAGCGGAAGCAGGCCCTACAGCGTTGGGGCAGCATACCCCAATATTTAGATGTGGAGATTGCCAATTTAAGGCTTGGGCTTACGCAGGGCTACTCCGCGCCGCAGTCGGTCGTGCGCAGAGTGATACAGCAAATGGATGCTCTGGCGGTTGCGGACCCGGAGCAATCGGTCTTCTACTCGCCTGCGAAACGCAGTGGAGATGCTGCCTTTCAGAACGCATTCCACCAGCTCATTCTGAACCAGATCAATCCAGCTTTGAAGTCTTACCGCGACTTTTTGCAGACGGAATACCTGCCAAAGGCGAGGGCGGGCGTTGCAATCTCCGATCTGCCTAATGGGGCTGCCTGCTACCAAGCGTTTCTTCGCTCCAGTACCACCCTGGAGCGAACGCCGAAGGAGATCTTCGACCTCGGTCAGAAGACGGTGCGCGAAAACGTAGCGGAGATTGAGAAGATCGGAGAGGCGAAGTATCAAAGCACAGACCTGCCGACCATCGTGGCAAAGATCAAAAGCAGTTCCGTGGAACACTTCCAATCGAAAGACGACCTTCTTGGGTTTTCGCAGCAGTTTCTTCAACGGGCGAAGGATGTGACCGCTAGCCAACTCATCACCCGGATGCCACAACAGGATGTTGTCATTCGGCCGCTCTCGGCCTTTGAAGAAGATGCAGGTGTTGGGTCTCGTTTTCAAGGACAGCCCGATCCCAGACAAGCGGCCGTTTTTCTGATCAGACTAGGTGACTGGCATACCGAGACGCGGTCCGACGCTGAAATCAACACGGTACATGAAGCAGTGCCCGGACACTATCTACAAAAGGCCTTGGCACGTGAACTACAGCCACCTACGCGCTTGTCGAAGCTGATCGATAATGACGCGTACACGGAGGGTTGGGCACGATATGCGGAGGCTATGGGCGAAGAGGCCAAGATTTACGATACAGAGGATGCCGACGTGATGCGCAGGTTGTGGCCGGCACGCGGCATGGTTGTCGATCCCGGCCTCCACGCGTTCCACTGGACACGGCAGCAGGCAGTGGACTACATAGTGTCTTCAGGCCACTTTTCTGCAGACGCGGCCAATGATTATGTTGACCGCATGGCGGTAATGCCCGGCCAGCTTACCTCCTACGATTCCGGCGGACTGGAGATCAAGGCCCTTCGTGCCGAGTCGCAGGAAAGGCTAGGGGCTCTCTTTGATCTGCGTCATTTTAATCAGGCAGTGCTGGAAGAGGGAGTTGTTCCTCTTGGAGAATTGCGTGCCCACCTCAAGGCTTGGATGGCCGACGAGCTGCTTCACAAATGA
- a CDS encoding PRTRC system protein E: protein MFRELAPYLRHRAVLLTVTHLEHDQIRVNVVPKKLKDGENEALTTPLSVTGTAEELDTELPQTLTDYVAAHLQLNNTLASARAQMDAAAKTAQEEARARSKNNANPGKKDPPATSGMPSAEELKPVATPKLAASRSPSLFDLSPALMPGPAAETSKALHTAGAEDEDEILSEIDSQREHTDNLDAAA, encoded by the coding sequence ATGTTCCGTGAACTTGCTCCCTATCTGCGCCATCGTGCTGTACTGCTCACTGTGACCCATCTCGAACACGATCAGATACGCGTCAACGTAGTCCCGAAGAAGCTGAAGGACGGAGAGAATGAAGCGCTCACAACACCTCTGAGCGTGACCGGGACCGCCGAGGAACTCGATACCGAGTTGCCCCAAACGCTGACCGATTATGTGGCCGCACACCTGCAGTTGAACAATACCCTCGCGAGCGCAAGAGCGCAGATGGACGCGGCGGCAAAGACTGCCCAGGAAGAGGCACGCGCGAGATCGAAGAACAACGCCAATCCCGGCAAGAAGGATCCTCCCGCGACTAGCGGAATGCCGTCTGCCGAAGAGTTGAAGCCCGTCGCGACTCCGAAGCTTGCGGCCTCGCGCAGCCCAAGCCTGTTCGATCTCTCGCCTGCGTTGATGCCAGGGCCCGCTGCCGAAACAAGCAAGGCCCTCCATACCGCTGGCGCGGAAGACGAGGACGAAATCCTCAGCGAGATCGACTCGCAAAGAGAGCATACCGACAATCTTGACGCGGCAGCTTGA
- a CDS encoding TetR/AcrR family transcriptional regulator: MEAAARILEQRGFEGFNTNAIAERAGVSIGSLYQYFRSKDALLSGLIEREVAPLLAVSENLEQHSTFRAALKSYIGASIRHQMKRPKLARLIDVAEKREAFKSQVSGTTSRLEVMMKKMLSLPDAPKVPNHDVAAADLLALMRGLIDAAGERGEGESNELLQRTEGAVWGYLRSYAKKPCKALRT; this comes from the coding sequence TTGGAAGCCGCTGCTCGCATTCTGGAGCAGCGTGGATTCGAGGGTTTCAACACAAATGCCATCGCCGAGCGTGCTGGCGTGAGCATCGGCTCGCTATATCAATATTTCCGCAGCAAGGATGCACTGCTAAGTGGGCTCATTGAGCGCGAAGTCGCTCCGCTACTTGCGGTCAGCGAAAACCTCGAACAACACTCCACCTTCCGTGCGGCGCTCAAGTCGTATATCGGCGCCTCGATCCGCCATCAGATGAAACGGCCAAAGCTGGCGCGGCTTATTGATGTCGCGGAGAAGCGCGAGGCCTTCAAGAGCCAGGTTTCCGGGACGACCTCGCGTCTGGAGGTCATGATGAAGAAAATGCTCTCACTACCCGACGCTCCGAAGGTGCCGAACCATGACGTCGCTGCGGCAGATCTGCTCGCACTGATGCGCGGTCTCATCGACGCGGCAGGCGAACGGGGAGAAGGCGAATCCAACGAATTGCTACAGAGAACCGAAGGCGCTGTCTGGGGATATCTGCGCTCGTATGCGAAGAAACCTTGTAAGGCGCTCCGAACATGA
- a CDS encoding darcynin family protein, translating into MTSNENTQHQTHDDLTVFMLVKTMPEWLGMPVAERFNHFNGRMKPILKKYEGEVRCRIFDTEFFSTRVTDVWMWEAKSRHAYEMVVEELRETPLWDRFFSIVEILAGVENAYARNYDRDAVSA; encoded by the coding sequence ATGACTTCCAATGAAAACACACAGCACCAGACACACGACGATCTTACGGTCTTCATGCTGGTCAAGACCATGCCGGAGTGGCTCGGGATGCCGGTCGCGGAACGCTTCAATCACTTCAACGGACGAATGAAACCAATCCTCAAGAAATACGAAGGCGAAGTTCGTTGCCGCATCTTCGATACAGAGTTTTTCTCCACACGCGTCACCGACGTTTGGATGTGGGAAGCGAAATCGCGGCATGCCTACGAGATGGTCGTCGAAGAGTTGCGGGAGACGCCGCTATGGGACCGCTTCTTCTCGATCGTCGAGATCCTCGCAGGTGTGGAGAATGCCTACGCACGCAACTATGACCGGGACGCTGTCTCAGCCTGA
- a CDS encoding SDR family oxidoreductase, translated as MKISGNTVLITGGGSGIGRGLAEAFHRLDNRVIIAGRREGVLQAVASANAGMEYLLFDQDAPASTEELATKVRTRFPNLNVLVNNAGIQKVEDLTSGDVADAEAMINTNLLGPMRLTAALMQQLLAQPYSAILNVSSALAMLPAARMPSYCASKAAMHSYTQSLRYQLKDSSIEVVEIIPPWVQTDLQGDRGMNPKAMPLKDYIAETIQLLRDQPAAAEIVSERSKPMRFAERGDYDTFFRKYNDGWMAAQER; from the coding sequence ATGAAGATTTCAGGGAACACCGTACTCATCACCGGCGGAGGCTCCGGCATCGGGCGGGGCCTTGCCGAGGCATTTCACCGTCTTGACAATCGTGTGATCATCGCCGGGCGGCGCGAGGGCGTCTTGCAGGCAGTCGCATCGGCAAATGCCGGCATGGAGTACCTGCTGTTTGATCAAGATGCTCCGGCCAGCACCGAAGAACTCGCAACTAAGGTCCGTACGCGTTTTCCCAACCTAAATGTGCTGGTCAACAACGCGGGAATCCAGAAGGTCGAAGACCTCACCTCTGGTGACGTGGCTGATGCTGAAGCGATGATCAATACAAACCTGCTTGGGCCTATGCGGCTGACGGCAGCACTGATGCAGCAATTGCTCGCTCAGCCGTACAGCGCCATTCTGAATGTATCGTCGGCTCTGGCGATGCTGCCTGCGGCCAGGATGCCGTCGTATTGCGCAAGCAAAGCGGCGATGCATTCTTATACGCAGTCGCTTCGTTATCAGCTCAAAGATTCTTCCATTGAGGTCGTTGAGATCATTCCTCCGTGGGTGCAAACGGATTTGCAGGGGGATCGTGGGATGAACCCCAAAGCGATGCCGCTGAAGGACTACATCGCCGAGACGATCCAGTTGCTGCGCGACCAACCGGCAGCAGCGGAAATCGTTTCAGAACGATCGAAGCCGATGCGTTTTGCAGAGCGAGGCGATTACGATACGTTCTTTCGCAAGTACAACGATGGATGGATGGCCGCACAAGAACGCTAG